The Alteromonas stellipolaris genome includes a region encoding these proteins:
- a CDS encoding adenosylhomocysteinase, which produces MYQDFQAELSWASLHMPRTREAISSLPSLDGIRLACNMHLDLKMAPLVEGLLSRGCEVFLTTCNPTTVQDDVVKYLVDKGATAHAWRDMSNADWSDSFDKALAWQPTHLCEMGADLTTRLHEKVQTNEAVPSIVAGLEATGSGITRLNGMQPEYPIFNWDDLPVKEGLHNRHMVGLSAWQTFFQTTHLTLHEKVVVVIGYGLVGQGVAASAKAFGAQVQVAELDPARALQAKYDGWPVVDLGIAVKDADVIATATGGYGVVSAKHLDAMKEGTFILNVGHVAQEIDVPYLKEHAVHSEPMPYVNAYTLNGKTLFLLADGSMFNLTAGYGDSLNAFDVTLAVMAAGIGHIVGEGSTHQNGLYLLPEKAWKAAL; this is translated from the coding sequence ATGTATCAAGATTTTCAAGCTGAGCTTTCCTGGGCCAGTTTACACATGCCGCGCACCCGTGAAGCTATTTCCTCTCTTCCCAGCTTAGACGGCATTAGGCTAGCCTGTAATATGCACCTTGATTTAAAAATGGCCCCTTTGGTTGAAGGGCTATTATCTCGTGGATGTGAGGTGTTTCTGACAACCTGTAATCCCACTACAGTTCAAGATGACGTAGTGAAGTATTTGGTAGATAAAGGGGCTACGGCTCACGCATGGCGAGATATGAGCAACGCCGATTGGTCAGATTCTTTTGATAAAGCATTAGCTTGGCAGCCAACCCACTTGTGTGAAATGGGGGCCGATTTAACCACGCGTCTGCATGAAAAAGTGCAAACGAATGAAGCTGTTCCAAGCATTGTTGCGGGCTTAGAGGCGACAGGTTCAGGTATTACGCGATTAAACGGTATGCAGCCCGAGTATCCTATTTTTAACTGGGACGATTTACCCGTTAAAGAAGGCTTACATAATCGCCATATGGTGGGCTTAAGTGCATGGCAAACGTTTTTCCAAACCACACATCTTACCCTGCATGAAAAAGTAGTAGTAGTCATAGGTTATGGTTTAGTAGGGCAGGGCGTTGCGGCATCTGCAAAAGCTTTTGGTGCACAAGTGCAAGTGGCAGAGCTAGACCCTGCTCGTGCGCTACAAGCTAAATATGATGGCTGGCCGGTGGTTGATTTGGGCATTGCGGTAAAAGATGCCGATGTTATTGCTACTGCCACAGGTGGTTACGGCGTGGTAAGTGCGAAACATCTGGATGCGATGAAGGAAGGCACCTTCATATTAAATGTTGGACATGTGGCGCAAGAAATTGATGTGCCTTATCTTAAAGAGCATGCCGTCCACAGCGAGCCAATGCCTTACGTGAATGCTTATACTTTGAATGGCAAAACCCTATTCTTACTTGCAGATGGTTCTATGTTCAATCTGACAGCAGGCTATGGTGATAGCTTGAATGCCTTTGACGTAACCTTGGCCGTAATGGCTGCAGGCATTGGGCATATTGTAGGGGAAGGTAGTACCCACCAAAATGGGTTATATTTACTACCTGAAAAAGCATGGAAGGCGGCGCTTTAA
- a CDS encoding CDP-glycerol glycerophosphotransferase family protein translates to MHASPSSTAGKPLNFLLYVEQNYSFDILRPIQNEAKKHGHQVKWLVVGNDASKHFLHENEQALASIEQAISFKPDAVFVPGDRVPNFIPGIKVQVFHGLNESKRGNVYPERGLFDLYCTEGPERTGTLTRSNKGHYNVVETGWVKLDSLFQYQSTEHFDKPQVLFGSTFSASLSCAELVYEEVKRLSQNGSWQWLVTLHPKMAVSTVEKYKALESENLMFFENNQVIEALHRADVMICDNSSIFQEFLLLNKPVVTVNNRDPLDCFINITESNALEGAVKQALSPSPELIDSIKKYGPSITPYLDGKSSQRVVKAVEEMVGSHWVDKKPRNLLRNFKIRKKLKYWKL, encoded by the coding sequence ATGCATGCATCGCCATCAAGTACCGCGGGGAAACCTTTAAACTTCCTGTTGTATGTAGAGCAAAATTACTCCTTCGATATTCTTCGACCCATACAAAATGAAGCGAAAAAGCACGGTCATCAGGTTAAGTGGTTGGTGGTGGGAAATGATGCGTCTAAACACTTTTTACATGAAAATGAGCAGGCATTAGCTTCTATTGAACAAGCTATAAGCTTTAAACCTGATGCGGTGTTCGTCCCCGGAGATAGAGTGCCCAATTTCATCCCCGGCATTAAGGTGCAGGTCTTTCATGGTCTTAATGAAAGCAAACGAGGCAATGTTTACCCTGAACGAGGGTTGTTCGACTTATATTGTACTGAAGGGCCTGAACGCACGGGTACGTTAACACGCAGTAATAAAGGCCATTACAATGTGGTTGAAACTGGGTGGGTTAAACTAGACTCATTATTCCAATATCAATCGACAGAGCATTTCGATAAACCGCAGGTGCTATTTGGTTCCACTTTCTCTGCTTCCTTGTCTTGCGCTGAACTCGTCTATGAAGAGGTAAAGCGATTAAGTCAAAACGGGAGTTGGCAGTGGTTAGTCACATTGCACCCCAAAATGGCAGTGTCAACGGTTGAAAAATACAAAGCGTTAGAAAGTGAAAACCTAATGTTTTTTGAAAATAATCAAGTCATCGAAGCGTTGCACAGAGCGGATGTGATGATTTGCGATAACTCCTCTATTTTCCAAGAGTTCTTATTATTAAATAAGCCTGTTGTTACGGTAAACAACCGCGACCCACTCGATTGCTTTATTAACATCACAGAAAGCAACGCGCTTGAGGGCGCAGTAAAACAAGCTTTGTCACCATCGCCTGAACTTATCGATAGTATTAAAAAATACGGGCCATCAATAACACCCTACCTAGATGGAAAGTCGTCTCAACGCGTGGTGAAAGCGGTTGAAGAAATGGTGGGTAGCCATTGGGTTGATAAGAAGCCTAGAAATCTATTAAGAAACTTTAAAATCAGGAAGAAACTAAAATATTGGAAGTTGTGA
- a CDS encoding ADP-ribosylglycohydrolase family protein produces MSSELYKSRVIAALKNAFIADALAMPVHWYYNPADILKDFPGGIQQFEDAPSFHPSSIMSLHSTSEGGRSKVSKQEKKDIVGDVILKGKRQYWTGANQHYHQGMKAGENTLNAHCARVVLSVAALQYQQAAFLDGYIKLLCADKPAHPDTYAESYHRGFFANLVDGKPADKCAAVTHDTASIGGLVTIGPLALTCALKGDDLNDIKNLCRSHLYLTHPSDALGVVCDYYVELLYRLLYRTNESPQDIIEDIALRGNHLSLAKLVAKNKSDIEIVGRQFSPACYISDAWPSVLYFAYRYIADGKKALTANANVGGDNVHRGFVLGTLMGLIEGAPIRDMFEQLADAEELGHEIQQACRNEK; encoded by the coding sequence GTGTCATCTGAATTATATAAATCACGGGTAATCGCGGCGCTAAAAAATGCATTTATTGCTGACGCTTTGGCAATGCCAGTACATTGGTATTATAACCCTGCGGACATTTTAAAAGATTTCCCCGGCGGTATTCAGCAGTTCGAAGACGCGCCATCATTTCATCCATCTTCCATCATGTCTTTGCATTCCACCAGCGAAGGTGGGCGGTCCAAAGTATCTAAGCAGGAAAAGAAAGACATTGTGGGCGATGTTATCTTAAAGGGTAAACGACAATATTGGACTGGTGCTAACCAGCATTATCATCAGGGTATGAAGGCGGGTGAAAATACCCTGAATGCCCATTGTGCAAGGGTGGTGCTTAGCGTTGCAGCGCTGCAATATCAACAAGCTGCTTTTTTAGATGGGTACATTAAGCTGTTGTGCGCAGACAAGCCCGCCCACCCAGATACCTACGCGGAATCGTATCATAGGGGCTTTTTTGCGAATCTAGTAGACGGTAAACCTGCCGATAAATGCGCCGCAGTTACCCACGATACGGCTTCTATAGGTGGCCTTGTTACCATTGGGCCTTTAGCGCTTACCTGCGCTTTAAAAGGTGATGACCTGAATGATATTAAAAACCTATGCAGAAGCCATTTGTATTTAACTCACCCCAGTGACGCGCTTGGTGTAGTGTGTGACTATTATGTCGAGCTGCTTTATCGATTGCTCTACCGCACGAATGAATCTCCTCAAGACATAATTGAAGATATTGCCTTACGGGGGAATCATCTGTCTTTGGCAAAGCTAGTTGCCAAGAATAAAAGTGATATCGAAATAGTGGGCCGTCAATTCTCTCCCGCATGCTACATTTCTGATGCATGGCCTAGTGTGCTGTATTTTGCCTACCGCTACATTGCCGATGGGAAAAAAGCACTCACAGCCAACGCCAATGTAGGAGGGGATAACGTGCACCGTGGTTTTGTATTAGGTACACTCATGGGTTTGATTGAAGGCGCGCCAATTCGCGACATGTTTGAACAACTTGCTGATGCAGAAGAGTTAGGGCATGAAATTCAGCAAGCTTGTAGAAATGAAAAATAA
- a CDS encoding RidA family protein encodes MTIERIETKQRMSRIVKHNGTIYLCGQVCADATQGITEQTQTMLDKVDTLLAQAGSDKEHILSATIYIKSMKYFAEMNAVWDNWVPEGHAPARACVTANMAREALLVEITVVAAEKCE; translated from the coding sequence ATGACCATAGAGCGAATAGAAACAAAACAGCGTATGAGCCGTATAGTAAAACATAACGGCACTATCTATTTATGCGGCCAAGTGTGCGCAGATGCTACCCAAGGTATTACCGAACAAACCCAAACTATGCTAGATAAAGTGGATACCTTGCTAGCACAAGCGGGTAGCGATAAAGAACATATTTTATCTGCCACTATTTACATCAAAAGCATGAAATACTTTGCCGAGATGAACGCCGTTTGGGATAACTGGGTACCAGAAGGGCATGCCCCAGCTCGCGCTTGCGTTACCGCTAACATGGCTCGTGAAGCTTTGTTGGTTGAAATAACGGTAGTCGCGGCTGAGAAGTGTGAATAG
- a CDS encoding GGDEF domain-containing protein — protein sequence MVQASSIPLFITASICLLLSFFFLLLYYRLTSRHEEFVKYYLIFALSALTSGIFFGAFAVLVNSSNNLIYLSISNRITVIAAMFTIVLSLHFYVAFFQYKVPTFLKWCYVICGAFSLLTMVPNQYFLSNAFYSTSQYYTGLKYGVLFQLWGAWILVLAAYCIFILVRVFNRQRVRQENSNTNTVLLLLVANIVWVITGLCDTFTGIQVVDVPPLSWIGSFLVTSCIAWVLVLHIDELYEERRLLSNRLMYDHLTQAFSRSYLEIRLSEAVNLMLRKELNWLSVCVFDVDDFKNINDQYGHANGDALLTQITNIIKDNIRQSDCIARLGGDEFVILFASKQDENSAPTTVERIRKRIAETSFGKGDCSFSASCSFGIVSVTPDQLTMADLPNQMLSSADEALYSAKHKGKNAVGIATLSDLS from the coding sequence ATGGTTCAAGCATCTTCTATCCCTTTGTTTATTACTGCCAGTATCTGCTTACTTTTAAGCTTTTTCTTTTTGCTTTTATATTATCGTTTGACCTCTCGGCATGAAGAGTTCGTGAAGTATTACCTGATTTTTGCGCTTTCAGCGTTAACCAGTGGCATTTTTTTTGGTGCCTTTGCGGTGCTCGTTAACTCAAGCAATAACCTTATTTATCTTAGTATTTCTAACCGTATAACCGTTATTGCGGCAATGTTTACCATAGTGCTGAGCTTGCATTTCTACGTTGCTTTTTTTCAATACAAAGTGCCCACCTTTCTGAAATGGTGTTACGTCATTTGTGGTGCCTTTTCCTTGTTAACTATGGTGCCTAACCAGTACTTTCTGAGTAATGCTTTCTACTCAACATCTCAGTACTACACAGGCTTAAAGTACGGTGTGTTATTCCAGTTGTGGGGGGCATGGATATTAGTTCTCGCCGCCTATTGTATTTTCATACTCGTGAGAGTGTTTAATCGCCAGCGTGTTAGGCAAGAAAACAGTAATACGAATACAGTGTTATTACTGCTGGTGGCTAACATCGTGTGGGTGATCACAGGCCTTTGCGATACGTTTACGGGCATTCAAGTTGTAGATGTACCCCCATTGAGTTGGATAGGCTCATTTTTAGTTACTTCCTGTATTGCGTGGGTTTTGGTTTTGCATATAGATGAACTTTATGAAGAAAGACGCTTGCTTAGCAATCGTCTTATGTATGACCATTTAACCCAAGCATTCTCACGTAGTTATTTAGAGATACGTTTATCAGAAGCCGTCAACTTAATGCTACGTAAAGAGTTGAATTGGTTATCAGTATGCGTATTCGATGTAGATGATTTTAAAAACATTAACGATCAATACGGGCACGCAAACGGTGATGCGTTGCTCACCCAAATTACGAATATTATCAAAGACAATATTCGTCAGTCTGATTGCATCGCTCGGTTAGGCGGGGATGAGTTCGTCATTTTATTTGCTAGCAAACAAGATGAGAATTCTGCGCCTACGACTGTCGAACGTATACGAAAACGTATTGCTGAAACAAGTTTCGGGAAGGGAGATTGTTCATTTAGTGCGTCTTGTTCGTTTGGCATAGTCAGTGTTACCCCAGACCAGCTAACGATGGCCGATTTGCCGAACCAAATGTTATCAAGCGCAGATGAAGCCTTGTATAGCGCCAAGCATAAAGGAAAAAATGCTGTGGGTATTGCTACTCTCAGTGATTTATCCTGA
- a CDS encoding WD40/YVTN/BNR-like repeat-containing protein, whose protein sequence is MMTLRRTLAALVVSISTLVSLSFPAIALEDTVNPKLFDKMEYRNIGPFRGGRSVAVSGVEGNTNLYYMGAAGGGVWKTDNAGLSWKPLSDKHFEVGSIGAIAVAPSDHNVIYVGTGEGPIRGVTTSHGKGVYKSTDAGETWELVGLENRGQIPKIRIHPTNPDIAWAAVQGNIWAPNEARGVFKTTDGGKSWKHVLKVNADTGAADLALDPSNPRVLYASMWHHGRTPWFVKSGGDGGGIYKSTDGGETWDKLEKDLPKLIGKVGIDISASNPKRVYAIIEADKGGLYRSDDAGASWQLMNGDNILKARAWYYNHIKVDPNDENTLYVMNVQLHKSIDGGKTFEIKSLPHGDTHDMWINPENSLNMINANDGGATVTFDGGKSWSSIYNQPTAQFYRVVTDNLEPYHVYGGQQDNTTMATPSSTWDSGIGIAEQFAVGGGESAHIAFDADNPTLIYATTINGTLTEFNKDTGLTRPIMPYPEYVFGRNARDQKYRTNWNAPVLVSQHDPKTVYYGTQMILKTTDRGVNWQEISPDLTRNDAEKQGLNGGPITNEQAGAEYYNTVFYIAESPTKAGELWVGADDGKLHLTTDEGKNWKDITPHKKEAQVNAIELSVHTEGKAYVAVTGYKLNDYKPYIYKTENYGKRWTRIDKGLPEDAFVRVVREDKQHEGMLFAGTESGMFVSFDDGDNWQEMALNLPPVAITDMQVKGDDLVVATQGRGFWILDDINPLREVSGSLHNEALFQFSPVDGVRLLSGGNMSGQPEAKNPARGATFRYYLKDELEESDSLRIDIFDSKNQLVRTLSSTADAFEKCAKGNEDARSPLKFKHPSTKEGYNQFVWDLRRSPLHCIDNVKLFGGWKGARVMPGDYKATITVGEHSQTRAFKVLPDPREEANAAQLQVVEQSIQASEALLNELFEHLQKARNVRATLNGVTESNVVLASEVSASIDRIVSAIDDWEALVIQPKHQTFEDDINWPNMLDRQVRFLMDNFDRTGAPAQAGAVQRLEDLEARWQKYKLQLEVLFKENVKPVNKALAEKGVYDLDSL, encoded by the coding sequence ATGATGACATTACGGCGAACACTAGCCGCTTTAGTAGTATCTATTAGCACGCTGGTTAGTCTCTCTTTTCCTGCAATTGCGTTAGAAGATACCGTTAACCCGAAGCTTTTCGATAAAATGGAATATCGTAATATTGGCCCTTTTCGTGGCGGTCGCTCTGTTGCCGTTTCTGGTGTTGAAGGTAACACTAACCTTTATTACATGGGGGCCGCAGGTGGCGGTGTGTGGAAAACAGATAACGCCGGTTTGTCTTGGAAACCCTTGTCTGACAAGCACTTTGAAGTAGGTAGTATTGGTGCTATTGCTGTTGCGCCTTCCGATCACAATGTTATTTATGTTGGCACAGGGGAAGGGCCTATTCGAGGTGTAACTACCAGCCATGGTAAAGGTGTATATAAGTCTACCGATGCAGGTGAAACCTGGGAGCTAGTCGGTTTAGAAAACCGTGGTCAAATTCCCAAAATTCGCATTCACCCCACCAATCCAGATATAGCGTGGGCGGCTGTTCAAGGTAATATTTGGGCGCCAAATGAAGCGCGCGGTGTATTTAAAACTACCGATGGCGGTAAAAGCTGGAAGCATGTGCTTAAAGTTAATGCCGACACGGGCGCTGCAGATTTAGCACTCGACCCGTCTAACCCACGAGTGTTGTACGCCAGCATGTGGCACCACGGAAGAACGCCATGGTTTGTAAAATCAGGTGGCGATGGTGGTGGCATTTATAAATCCACTGACGGTGGCGAAACTTGGGATAAACTAGAAAAGGATTTACCCAAGCTTATCGGAAAGGTGGGAATAGATATTTCGGCCTCTAACCCTAAGCGCGTTTACGCCATTATTGAAGCTGACAAAGGTGGCTTGTACCGCAGCGACGACGCTGGCGCTTCTTGGCAGTTAATGAATGGCGACAATATTCTTAAAGCCAGAGCCTGGTATTACAATCATATTAAGGTCGATCCTAACGACGAAAACACCCTGTATGTGATGAACGTACAGTTGCATAAATCTATTGATGGCGGCAAAACCTTCGAAATAAAATCACTGCCACACGGTGATACCCACGATATGTGGATAAACCCTGAAAACAGCCTAAATATGATTAATGCCAACGACGGTGGGGCAACCGTGACCTTTGATGGTGGAAAATCATGGTCTAGTATTTATAATCAGCCAACTGCGCAGTTTTACCGTGTAGTGACTGATAACCTTGAGCCCTATCATGTTTATGGTGGTCAGCAAGATAACACGACTATGGCTACCCCTTCCTCTACATGGGATAGCGGTATTGGTATAGCCGAGCAGTTCGCTGTAGGTGGAGGAGAAAGCGCACATATCGCGTTTGATGCAGACAACCCCACGCTTATATACGCCACCACTATCAATGGCACATTAACCGAGTTCAACAAAGACACCGGGCTTACTCGTCCTATCATGCCTTACCCTGAATATGTGTTTGGGCGAAACGCACGAGATCAGAAATACCGTACCAACTGGAATGCGCCGGTATTGGTGTCGCAACACGACCCGAAAACCGTGTACTACGGCACACAAATGATCTTGAAAACCACCGATCGAGGCGTCAATTGGCAAGAAATCAGCCCAGACTTAACGCGCAACGATGCCGAAAAGCAGGGCTTGAACGGCGGACCTATCACCAATGAACAAGCAGGTGCGGAATACTACAATACGGTTTTCTATATTGCTGAATCGCCAACAAAGGCGGGTGAACTATGGGTAGGTGCAGATGACGGCAAATTACATTTAACCACAGATGAAGGCAAAAACTGGAAAGACATAACGCCTCATAAAAAAGAAGCTCAGGTTAATGCTATTGAGCTAAGCGTTCATACTGAAGGTAAAGCCTATGTAGCCGTAACCGGCTATAAATTGAATGACTATAAGCCCTATATTTATAAAACGGAAAACTATGGAAAGCGCTGGACTCGTATAGATAAAGGCCTGCCTGAAGATGCGTTTGTACGCGTGGTACGCGAAGATAAGCAACATGAAGGTATGCTGTTTGCGGGTACAGAAAGCGGCATGTTCGTTAGTTTCGATGATGGTGATAACTGGCAGGAGATGGCGCTTAATTTACCGCCTGTCGCAATAACCGATATGCAAGTGAAAGGTGATGACTTAGTTGTGGCGACCCAAGGGCGTGGCTTCTGGATTTTGGATGACATAAACCCGCTGCGTGAAGTCAGTGGTTCATTACATAATGAAGCGCTGTTTCAATTTAGCCCTGTTGATGGTGTGCGTTTGTTGTCAGGCGGCAATATGAGTGGCCAACCAGAAGCGAAAAACCCCGCTCGTGGTGCCACCTTTCGTTACTACTTAAAAGATGAGCTTGAAGAGAGCGACAGCCTTCGCATCGATATTTTTGATTCTAAAAATCAACTTGTGCGCACGTTATCGTCAACCGCAGATGCGTTTGAAAAGTGTGCTAAGGGTAACGAAGATGCACGAAGCCCGTTGAAGTTTAAACACCCCTCTACAAAAGAAGGCTATAACCAGTTTGTGTGGGATTTACGTCGTTCACCTTTGCATTGTATCGATAATGTAAAACTGTTCGGTGGGTGGAAAGGCGCTAGGGTAATGCCTGGCGACTATAAAGCGACTATTACGGTGGGCGAGCACTCTCAAACCAGAGCCTTTAAGGTGTTACCTGATCCAAGGGAAGAAGCTAACGCTGCCCAATTACAGGTTGTAGAGCAAAGTATTCAGGCCAGTGAAGCTTTATTGAACGAGCTATTTGAACATCTGCAAAAAGCCCGTAACGTGCGTGCAACACTAAATGGGGTCACTGAGTCGAATGTGGTACTAGCCAGTGAAGTATCGGCATCTATCGACCGTATTGTCAGTGCTATTGATGATTGGGAAGCATTGGTTATTCAACCTAAGCATCAAACATTCGAAGATGATATTAACTGGCCTAACATGCTAGATAGGCAAGTGCGCTTTTTAATGGATAACTTCGATAGAACTGGCGCGCCCGCGCAAGCTGGAGCAGTGCAGCGTTTAGAAGATTTAGAAGCAAGATGGCAAAAGTACAAACTGCAGTTAGAAGTTTTATTTAAAGAAAACGTTAAGCCAGTAAATAAAGCGCTTGCTGAAAAAGGTGTTTACGACTTAGACAGTTTGTAG